One Streptomyces sp. V4I8 genomic window carries:
- a CDS encoding carbohydrate ABC transporter permease, which produces MTTTVPTKAAVRHSSPGRADGPRRRPGRIRRIGLPYLLLLPALLLELLVHLVPMVIGMVMSFKELTQFYIRDWGTAPWSGLDNYQVSVDFDAPVGEALLHSFLVTVGFTVLSVGLCWLIGTAAAIYMQDTFRGRGLLRALFLVPYALPVYAAVITWVFMFQHDNGLVNHVLHDQLGLTDKPSFWLIGDNSFWALLTVSVWKGWPFAFLIVMAGLQNIPRELYEAAALDGAGMWQQIRRITLPSLRPVNHVLVLVLFLWTFNDFNTPYVLFGRAAPAAADLISVHIYQASFVTWNFGTGSAMSVLLLLFLLVVTGGYLVLTSRGRRASDA; this is translated from the coding sequence ATGACGACCACGGTCCCCACCAAGGCCGCCGTGCGTCACAGTTCCCCCGGGAGGGCGGACGGCCCCCGCCGCCGTCCCGGGCGGATCCGCCGCATCGGACTGCCGTACCTGCTCCTTCTGCCCGCCCTGCTCCTCGAACTCCTGGTCCATCTGGTGCCGATGGTCATCGGCATGGTGATGAGCTTCAAGGAGCTGACGCAGTTCTACATCCGCGACTGGGGTACCGCGCCCTGGTCCGGCCTCGACAACTACCAGGTGTCGGTCGACTTCGACGCCCCGGTGGGCGAGGCGCTGCTGCACTCGTTCCTCGTCACCGTCGGCTTCACCGTGCTGTCGGTCGGCCTGTGCTGGCTGATCGGCACCGCGGCCGCGATATACATGCAGGACACGTTCCGCGGTCGCGGACTGCTCCGGGCCCTGTTCCTCGTCCCGTACGCGCTGCCCGTCTACGCGGCCGTCATCACCTGGGTCTTCATGTTCCAGCACGACAACGGCCTGGTGAACCACGTCCTGCACGACCAGCTCGGCCTCACCGACAAGCCGTCCTTCTGGCTGATCGGCGACAACAGCTTCTGGGCGCTGCTCACCGTGTCGGTGTGGAAGGGCTGGCCGTTCGCCTTCCTCATCGTCATGGCCGGACTCCAGAACATCCCGAGGGAGCTGTACGAGGCGGCCGCCCTGGACGGCGCCGGGATGTGGCAGCAGATCCGCCGGATCACCCTGCCGTCGCTGCGCCCGGTCAACCACGTCCTGGTGCTCGTTCTGTTCCTGTGGACGTTCAACGACTTCAACACGCCGTACGTCCTGTTCGGCAGGGCCGCGCCCGCGGCGGCCGACCTCATCTCGGTGCACATCTACCAGGCGTCGTTCGTCACCTGGAACTTCGGCACCGGCTCCGCCATGTCCGTACTGCTGCTGCTCTTCCTGCTGGTCGTGACGGGCGGGTACCTCGTGCTCACCTCGCGCGGACGGAGGGCCTCCGATGCGTAA
- a CDS encoding GH1 family beta-glucosidase yields MSDRIDLAALPHDFLWGTATSAYQIEGAVAEDGRSPSIWDTFSHTPGRIAGDDHGDVACDHYHRWPEDIGLMRQLGTNAYRLSIAWPRVMPGGDGKVNAKGLAFYDELVDGLLAAGITPSVTLYHWDLPQPLQDRGGWPERETAEHFAAYAAVAAERLGDRVTHWATLNEPLCSAWIGHLEGRMAPGLTDLTAAVRASYHLLLGHGLATQAIRAAAPGAEVGIVNNLSTVHAASDRPEDEAAARRMDGHTNRWWLDPIHGRGFPADMREVYGVELPERAGDLDIIAAPLDWLGLNYYFPATVADDPAGPAPRARQIRRAGVPRTGMDWEIDAGGIETLLLRLTDEYGARRLYVTENGSAYPDVVRPDGTVDDPERQDYLVQHLAACASAARKGAPLAGYFAWSLLDNFEWAYGYDKRFGLVHVDYGTQARTIKGSGHRYADIIRAHGARAERAA; encoded by the coding sequence GTGTCCGACCGCATCGACCTCGCCGCACTCCCGCACGACTTCCTGTGGGGCACGGCCACATCGGCGTACCAGATCGAGGGAGCCGTGGCGGAGGACGGTCGTTCCCCGTCGATCTGGGACACGTTCTCGCACACACCGGGCAGGATCGCGGGCGACGACCACGGCGATGTCGCCTGCGACCACTACCACCGCTGGCCCGAGGACATCGGACTGATGCGTCAACTGGGCACGAACGCCTACCGGTTGTCGATCGCCTGGCCCCGCGTCATGCCGGGCGGCGACGGCAAGGTCAACGCGAAAGGCCTGGCGTTCTACGACGAGTTGGTGGACGGACTGCTGGCGGCCGGCATCACGCCCTCCGTCACCCTCTACCACTGGGACCTGCCGCAGCCCCTGCAGGACCGGGGCGGCTGGCCCGAGCGCGAGACGGCCGAGCACTTCGCGGCGTACGCGGCCGTCGCCGCCGAACGCCTCGGCGACCGCGTCACCCACTGGGCCACCCTCAACGAACCCCTGTGCTCGGCGTGGATCGGCCACCTGGAAGGCAGGATGGCCCCCGGCCTGACCGACCTGACGGCCGCCGTCCGTGCCTCCTACCATCTCCTCCTCGGGCACGGCCTGGCCACGCAGGCGATCCGCGCCGCGGCCCCCGGGGCCGAGGTCGGCATCGTCAACAACCTCTCCACCGTCCACGCCGCCTCCGACCGCCCCGAGGACGAGGCGGCGGCCCGCCGCATGGACGGCCACACCAACCGCTGGTGGCTCGACCCGATCCACGGCCGAGGCTTCCCGGCGGACATGCGGGAGGTATACGGCGTCGAACTCCCGGAACGCGCGGGCGACTTGGACATCATCGCCGCCCCCCTGGACTGGCTGGGCCTCAACTACTACTTCCCCGCGACCGTCGCCGACGACCCCGCCGGCCCGGCCCCGCGCGCCCGCCAGATCCGCCGTGCCGGCGTGCCGCGCACCGGCATGGACTGGGAGATCGACGCCGGCGGCATCGAGACGCTCCTGCTCCGCCTCACCGACGAGTACGGCGCCCGTCGCCTCTACGTCACCGAGAACGGCTCCGCTTACCCGGACGTCGTACGCCCCGACGGCACCGTCGACGACCCGGAGCGCCAGGACTATCTGGTCCAGCACCTCGCGGCCTGCGCCTCCGCCGCCCGCAAGGGCGCCCCGCTGGCCGGGTACTTCGCCTGGTCGCTGCTCGACAACTTCGAGTGGGCGTACGGCTACGACAAGCGCTTCGGTCTCGTCCACGTCGACTACGGCACACAGGCCCGCACCATCAAGGGCTCCGGCCACCGGTACGCGGACATCATCCGCGCACACGGAGCCCGGGCCGAGCGCGCGGCCTGA
- a CDS encoding SCO5389 family protein — MSLDVSPKLLAEAEHGDIREEDFVDTVRTSLPYAYDLIASLAAELREGTAEFTDNQTPPPSERERGQLLRALASDAIRGSLERHFGVTLAFQNCHRVAAFRPEGRDGETYARFTSVRSQVLNQSPEFRDC; from the coding sequence ATGTCTCTCGACGTCTCCCCGAAGCTCCTCGCCGAAGCCGAACACGGTGACATCCGCGAGGAGGACTTCGTGGACACCGTCCGCACCTCGCTGCCGTACGCCTACGACCTGATCGCCTCCCTCGCGGCCGAACTCCGCGAAGGAACCGCCGAGTTCACGGACAACCAGACCCCTCCCCCGTCCGAGCGGGAACGCGGCCAGCTCCTGCGCGCCCTCGCCAGCGACGCGATCCGCGGCAGCCTGGAACGGCACTTCGGCGTGACCCTCGCCTTCCAGAACTGCCACCGGGTGGCGGCGTTCCGGCCGGAGGGCCGCGACGGGGAGACGTATGCGCGGTTCACGTCGGTGCGGTCGCAGGTGCTGAACCAGTCGCCGGAGTTCCGGGACTGCTGA
- a CDS encoding carbohydrate ABC transporter permease: MAPPRSFLWSRRIFLTLLAGFVLVPVHVMVSSSLKPLADVSGEFRWLPSELTIRPYIDIWSTVPLAKYFVNSLIVAGAATVCSVVIAVFAAYAVSRYSFRGKRVFTVTVLSTQMFPGILFLLPLFLIYVNIGNATGIALFGSRGGLILTYLTFSLPFSIWMLIGYFDSVPRDLDEAALVDGCGPLGALFRVVVPAAVPGIVAVAVYAFMTAWGEVLFASVMTNDTTRTLAVGLQGYSTLNDVYWNQIMAASLVVSVPVVAGFLLLQRYLVAGLTAGAVK; encoded by the coding sequence ATGGCGCCGCCGCGTTCCTTCCTCTGGTCCCGGCGGATCTTCCTCACCCTGCTCGCCGGCTTCGTCCTGGTCCCCGTCCACGTCATGGTCTCCAGCTCGCTCAAGCCGCTGGCGGACGTCTCGGGCGAGTTCCGCTGGCTGCCCAGCGAGCTGACGATCCGCCCGTACATCGACATCTGGTCGACGGTGCCGCTCGCGAAGTACTTCGTGAACTCGCTGATCGTGGCGGGCGCGGCGACGGTCTGCTCGGTGGTGATCGCGGTGTTCGCGGCCTACGCGGTCAGCCGCTACTCCTTCCGCGGCAAGCGCGTCTTCACCGTCACCGTCCTGTCCACCCAGATGTTCCCGGGCATCCTCTTCCTCCTCCCCCTCTTCCTCATCTACGTCAACATCGGCAACGCCACCGGCATCGCCCTGTTCGGCTCGCGCGGCGGCCTGATCCTGACGTATCTGACCTTCTCCCTCCCGTTCTCGATCTGGATGCTGATCGGGTACTTCGACTCGGTGCCGCGCGACCTGGACGAGGCGGCGCTGGTCGACGGCTGCGGACCGCTCGGCGCGCTGTTCCGCGTCGTCGTGCCGGCCGCGGTCCCCGGCATCGTCGCGGTCGCCGTCTACGCCTTCATGACCGCCTGGGGCGAGGTCCTGTTCGCGTCGGTGATGACCAACGACACCACGCGCACCCTCGCCGTCGGCCTCCAGGGCTACTCCACCCTCAACGACGTGTACTGGAACCAGATCATGGCCGCCTCCCTGGTCGTCAGCGTCCCGGTGGTGGCGGGATTCCTGCTGCTCCAGCGTTATCTGGTCGCCGGCCTGACCGCGGGCGCCGTCAAGTGA